Genomic window (Sediminispirochaeta smaragdinae DSM 11293):
GAGGGTAGAGCTCCATCTCCGCCCCCCCAAGGCCCAGGATCACGGGGCGTGCCGCTGAAGCGCAAGAGGTCATCTGGAATCTCCTATCCCCGGGAAAAGGGCCAGATAATCATGAGGATCGTATAGATCGAAACGGATCCTTCGAAAGAATTCATATCCGCCGCCGCTTCTAACCTTATCGAGCAGGGCAGATATCTGTCGCTGACTCTGGTAAGCGGCAATAGCGGCGAGCTTTGCCCCAAACCCCTCCTTGTCGGCGGCAAGACAGTAATCGGGCTCGCCGGAAAGGGCACAGTAGATGGGATATTCAAAAATCTGAGGAACCTCGGCAAGGGTTTTGCCGAGCTCCGGCCAGATATCCCCTGTGGCATGGAAAAGGGAAATAATGAGCTCTTCATAGACAATCTTATGATCGGGATGGAGGTCCGAGTTGCTGCACAGGAAGAGGCGATCGGGGCGCACCTCCCGAAGCAGAGCCGTATAGGCGCCCTGAAGTCCTCCATTCGGCGCATCTGAGGAGAGGGAGCGGCCCCGCCGGGTAAAAAGGTCTCCATCGGGAAAGGAGAGAAACCGACAGTCGGGATTGCCGAGGGCGTTAAGGGCCTCTCTGGTCTCTGCCTCACGAATTTCGGCGATGTTCTTCCGCTCATGATCGTCGCAGTACCCCAAACGACCGTCGGTGGTAATGGCTACCGTCACGTTGCAACGGGCTTGTACACCCGCTGCAACGGCAAGACCTGCACCGATGACCGCATCATCATCGTGGGGAACGACGAAAAGCCATGTTTCTCCGGCCTTAGATCCAAACTCCGCCACCCCATGGCGGGCGTGCCAGGAAAAGCTCATTTCGATGTCTCCATTTCGTTTCCGACCTTCCGTGCCCGGGTGGTCTGATCAAGCTTAACGCCACAGTTGATACCCACCTCTACAAGGAGGTTCCAGCCGGCTGCAAGCTGCAGATATTCATCGGCCCCTTCAAGAGCAGGAACAACAAAGGTCGGGAAAGAGGTCTGCCTGGAGGCAATGGCAACTACCGTAAGTCCCACCCCATCCGCAAGGGTCTGTTTCAGCTTCGCCTCTTCCTCGGGGAAGGGATTCACAAGGATCACCACATCATCCGGTGTCATCACCTCTTCGATCCCGTGAACGGCATAGGTTCCTTCGAGAAAATCCGAACGCTTGCGGGAAATTTCGTTGGTCTTGAGGGTCAATTCTTCGGCAACCCCGTCGTTCCTTCCCGCCCAAAAGAGGGTCTTGGCCTTGGTCACCGCATCGACGATCTCTTTTGCAGGGGCGGCATGCAAAACCGCATCAAGAGCGGACGCAAGCTTTTCCCTGTCGGGAACAGGAAAACCGGCACGTTCGGCAAAGATGGTGTGGTAGACAAGGGCCTGTTCGATAACACTTTTGGTTGCCGCAACAGCCGCTTCAGGACCGCAGGAGAGGACGATGGTGTGATCGGCCTCGTCGGCGATGGGGGTTCCGGCGTTGGCAACAATACCGACGCTCTTTATTCCCCGTTTTTTGGCGCTGCGGACCAGGCGAAGGCCTTCCTTCGTTTTGCCGGAATTACTGGCCACAAAGGCGACGCCGCCGGCCAGGGGATATTCCAGCGCCTGGGTTGCCCCTTCCACCACAGGAAGAAGGGCAGAACCTCTGCGCAGGGCCTCGATTCTCGCCCGCTTGGCCGGGAAAATCCGGGAAGAACCTTCTCCGGAGAGGAGAAAGGGCCCCTTTATCCCTGTAAGCTCCCCAGCCAACTTTTTTACCGCCTCAACGTCCATTCGACGAATCACATCGGGGCTCTCCAGCATCTCCTTAACAAGAGAAAAATCGGCATATCGTGCATCCGTTCCGTTCATACCATGCTCCTTTTCTATCTGATGATTGTATGTCTATGCTTGTGGCTCACTACCACAATCGCTGATACTTCGGCATATCGCCCACAAGGGGGCGAAGGTAGTCGAGAAAGGCATCGGTGACCCCGTTTCCCGACTCATTGATATAGTGATCCGGCATGGGCTTTGCCCGTACAGCGACCTCGGATAAGGGGACAGTACCGTATCGGACGGCATAATCCCCGGCAAGGCGCTCCATGCAAATCATGCTTCCGCTTCCGCCGGAGGCCGCAAGCCTTGCAGCCTCAAGCCCACAGGAAAAGGCCTCGCTTCGATCGGTGGCACTTGCCCGGTCATCGGCACACATGGAAAGGCTTTCGGTGATCTGGAACTCTCCCCGGTAGCCGGTCTCCTCATGGATCAGCTGATGAAGCGAGATAGCGGCGCTGGTACCGCCCATGGCCCCAAACTCGATATTTGAAAACCCGTCCTTCGCGGCAGAGGCCGAAACAGGGGTCCCGTCACGCCAGATGATGCCCTCTCCGCAGACGATCGAACAAAATCCGTAGGCCTTGATGCATTCTTGTACATCTTTCAAAACCTGCTCCCTGGACAAGGGCCGTTCCGGCAGATAGATAAGATGGGGAGCATCTCCCTCACCCTGCTTCGCCATTATCGACGATGCGGCAAGCCATCCCGCTTCCCGTCCGACGGTCTGGTGGATCACAAAACGATCGACCCGCTGCATGTCCCTGGCAAGCTGCCCCGACTGAAGGAGAGAAAGGGCGGTGTATCTGGCAGCAGAGCCGTAGCCGGGGGTGTGATCCGTACCAAAAAGATCATTATCCACGGTCTTCGGGATGCCGACTCCGTAGAGTTCATAGCCCTCTTTACGGGCAAAGGCCTCTATTCTGTGGATGGTGTCCATGGTGTCGTTCCCACCGGCAAGAAAAAGATAGCGTATATCCTGTTTTTTCAGTCGCTCGAGAATAACCGGCAGGTCATCGTCTTTTAATTTGTAACGGCACGAGCCGAGGGCGGAAGAGGGGGTGAGCGCCAGCAATTTCCGTTCATCGGAAGACAGAGCCCCAAGGTCGATGAGACGATCCTCCAGAAAGCCCTCGATACCGAATTGCATGCCGAATATCTTGCCCCTCGCTCCGGCCTCAAGCACTCCCTCCACCGCTCCCGCAAGGGAAGCGTTGATGACTGAGGTTGGGCCGCCCGATTGTCCGATAAGAATATTACCCTTCATGTTTTACTCCCGTAATGATTTCGATATGTTCGTGGAGGGCCATGAGTGCAGCCCCCTTCTCTACCCAGCAAGGATCGTCGACAAAACGAACCGACCCCTTCGGCGCTTCCGCATCCCCAGAACGCTCCAATCTCCTTTTCGCCTCCTCGTCGAGAACACCGGAGATGAATATTGCGTCAACATCCAGAAAGCGCCCCAAAAGCCTGCCGAGCCGCAGCACCTGAAGGGCGATATCCCCCTCCAGCGGCCACAGCCCTTCATCCAGCTCACCGGCCCCGCCCTCCGAACCACGGTACAGCCTTCCGTCGAGAAAGATACCGCTTCCGATGGTGGGGACATTGCCGTAGACCAAAAGATGAAGCAGGTTCGGACGCTCACTATCGAGCAAAGAGGCATCGGCCAGGGCGGCGGCATTCGCATCATTGTCGGAACAGATAAGCGAACAGTGTGCCTGATCGGCCAGAAGCCCCGGGACCTCCCCGAGGTTCCAGGGAAAATGGGAGGAGGAACCGACTCGTCCTCCACCGGAGACCACCGAAGAGGCTGCGAAGCCGATCCCCCGAAGGGGTATGGTGGAAGATGCGGAGCCAAGCCACCGTGCAACTTCCGCCAGCTCGGCCAAAACATCCGCTTCGCCCATTCCCGCCAGGGAGAGTGTTCGGCGGTCGGATTCCTGCAAGCCCGGAGTAAAAAGCGATGCGGTCACCCGATCATGGGCAAGGTAGATGCCTCCGAAACTCCCGTAGCCGGGATCGAGTTCCACAAGGGTTGCCTTCCTTCCCCCGGAACTGCCGCTCTCTCCCCTGCCGACTTCCCGGATAATGCCCCAGTCAAGGAGCTCTTTCATCCTGATGCTGACCGTCGAGGTGTAGAGTGAAAGAGCGGTGGCAAGAGCGCTGCGACTGGCAAAGCCACGCTTTTGCAATTCGCCGATAATACGGAGGATTGTCTGTGCCTTTCGATCTTGCTGGTACATCCGTTATTGGTTTCCTCAATGAGTGAACTAATAGAAGTATAGGGGCTTTTCTCCTTGCCGTCAAGAAAGATCTCAGGGATGCGGCTGCAAAAAAGCGGGTAACACTGTACTATAAGCGTTATGAACAGAGGCTCCATACATACCATACGACACATATTTCTTTCCGATCGGCGTTTTGAAGACGAAGGGCTTCCGGAAGAACTTTTTGAGCATTTCCTTGGAGGAAGCGGCATAGCCGCAGAACTCTTTTCACTATTTCCAAGCGCAAGCCTTTTTATCGCTCCGGGATTACTGACGGGTAGCTCTCTCCCCTTTTCCGGCGGATGGAGCGCCGTAATGCTCGCGAAAAAGAATGGCTCCCGGCCCATGCTTCTTGAAACCTTTGGCCAAGGGAGTTTCGGGAAAAGTATCGCAAGCTGCGGCTTGGACGGTCTTTTATTTCACGGTATCTCCCCGGAAAGCACAATCCTCCACATTAGCCCGAACAAAGTCCGTTTTTTCTCAACGCCCTTAGCCATCGATTTGAATGATCCCATCGAACTCGAGCAGAGACTCCTCGAAGATATGGCAGGGAAGGGGAAAGAGGGGGCTGTGCTCTGTATCGGAAAGGCGGCACGGGAAGGCAATCCGTCGGCAGCCCTTGTTCACGAGGGAAGGACACTTCCCGCCGGAGGCGGAACAGGGCTCTTTTTGGGTTCATTGAAGCTTACGGCCATAACAATCGAAAGGGGAGGACAGCAACGTCTTCCTGTCGAGAAGGAAGCGTTTAAGAATCTTGCCGAGACAAGTGAAGCGACCATCCGGGACCTCGTGACACGGAAAGGCGTTGCCGCTTTTATGCCCACAGGAGCCAGGGGGCTCCTTCTGGTACGGATGGCCGGATACCTCCCCATTCGGCCGAGGGTCGACGACCGTATGCTCCTGCCCTTTGTCGAGGGGCTCGGAACCGTGGGGCTGCTTGCCCCTGCCCTTGCGGCCGGGCTCATCCCCGAAGGGAAAGGGGAAGGGAAAATGCACAGAAAGGAGGCTCTCCTCTTTCGAAAAATGACCACCGGCGGTTGTAAGGGCTGCCCCTTTCCCTGTACCGGCCAACTACGGATCGAAGGAAGATACGGAGAGATGAGCATGCCAGATTACGTCGACCTGGCCGTTCCGATCTCCCTGCTCGGCATCCGTCATACCGCCGACGCCCTCCAGTTCGTCGAACACGCAAGAAGAAGGGGCATGGATCCCGCCTCTGCGGCAAAAGGATTGTTTCGCCTCATAGAAGAAAAAAGTATCCGCCCTGGTGACATCGATGCCGTTTTGGAATTCCTTGATAAGCCGTCGGAACATCAGGTTCCGGACCATCCTAATCTCTTTCCCTTTTCCTTCGACCCTTTGGCCGCATTAACACCCCATATAGACACCATACGGGATCGAAACGTCCCCTTTACCCTCGCCGAATATCAGATCGGTACGTGGTGGAAACAGATCAAAGGACTTCCAAGACCCGCCATGTTGTATCACAAAAAGGAGGACTTTTGGGTTGAAAGGGAGAAGGCCACTATCGCCATTGCCGTTGCACAGCGGAACCATCTGCTTGTCGCTGCGGGAATCTGTCATCAGGCCCGGCTGATAAGCGAAAAACATTTCCCGCTTTTCTCCCTGCTTAATGCATTCACAGGCCTGGAGCGAACGCCCAAGGGCTATCTGGAAATGGGAAAACGCATCATGGAAAGGAGAAAAGAACTCTTTCCACTGCCTCCTATCAAGGTCGAAGATGAGCGGATAGCCGGAATTCTCTCCTTTGTCGACGAACCCGTTGATAAACTTCTCTTGACATAAGCGTGAAAATCATGCATCCTCATTTTCACGTTACCGATGTGGGGGCGTGGCGAAGTTGGTTATCGCGCCGGCCTGTCAAGCCGGAGATCGCGGGTTCAAGCCCCGTCGCTCCCGAAAGATTACGATGGATGGACCGCCTGTCAGAGGCGGTTTTTTTGTCGATATCCATTTCTTCTTCCGGCCGGATATGAGTTTTTTGTTAAAATTCTTCTCATCATCACGCAGAGAATTGACCTTGGGCGGTCTCTTATAATAGGAAGTAGTATGGGAAACGGGGAAACGGTACGGGTACTTGTCGTCTGCATCCATAATAGCGCACGCAGCCAAATGGCAGAAACCTATCTAAACGCCATGGGCCATGGAAAGGTCGAAGCCGAGAGTGCGGGATTGGAGCCGGGGAAGCTTAACCCCATAGTCGTACGGGCCATGAAGGAAGATGGTTACGACATTTCAGGCAACACCACGAAGAGTGTTTTCGATTTCCGCAAGGAAGGGCGTCGTTACGATTACGTTATAGCGGTCTGCGACAAAGAGGCGGAGGAACGGTGTCCCATCTTTCCCGGAGCAGGGAAGCGACTTCACTGGCCCTTTGGAGACCCTTCAAGTTTTCAGGGTACTGAAGAGGAAAAGCTGGCCTATACGAGAAAAATCAGGGATGAGATAAAAGAAGAAGTTCAGCTTTTCTTATCCCGCTTATGACGATACATCCGCTGATCGGCACAATTGACCAGCTGATCCACCAAAACCTCTATCTCAAGCTCATTTTGTGTGGAGGCGGGTTCAAAGAAACTGTAGCCTATACTGACACTAAGAGGAATCCCTTCCGAGATTACCGCCTCCCGTGCGAGTTCTTCATCGATTCTTATACGAAGCTGCTTTGCCGCATCCGGTGTACAGTTGGGATGGATGAGTAAAAACTCATCGCCGCCAAGACGACAAATAACATCCCCGCTTCGAAGAATCCGTTTCATTACTGCGGTAATCCTCGTAATAAGGCGGTCCCCTGCCTCATGGCCAAGGGTATCATTAACCAACTTGAGTCTGTCGATATCGGCAAAACCGACCGTAAGAGGAAGCCGCTCCCGTTTAGAACGATGAAGCTCTTTCTCAAGCATTGCCAGACCGACCCGACGGTTGTAGACCCCGGTTAATTCATCGTAGGTCGCATACTCGGAGAGCCGCATCTGGGCCTGGTGACGAAGGGTAACATCGACAAGCGAAAAAAGCACCTCCCCCGACTCTTCGACCATTGAGGCATAACCTTCCACCCATAACCGCTTGCCAGTTCGGGTAAGCAGCTGAAAGACTATGCGGGGATCATCGACATTAAAGGTACGAAACAGGGCAAGCCTCGCCTTCAGCCGCACATGCTCGCTTTCGGCAACAAGAATAAAAAAATCGGGAAAAGAGAGAAGCTCTTCCAGTGAATATCCGGTAAGCGAAGAGGCCTGGGGGTTAGCATAGCTGATGGCCCTGCCATAAAAAACAAAAACCGCCACGGGACTGTGCTCTGCATAGGCTCGGAACCGACTCTCGCTTTGGATGAGTTTCTGCTGCTGAAGCATTCTTGCATGAACATCCTGATGGATTCCGTGCATCTCCAGGGGAGAGCCGTCACACCCTCTTCTGGTGACCATGCCCTTAGAGCTGATCCAGCGATAGCTGCCGTCATCGGTTTCAAGACGAAATATCTGCTCGTAGCTCTCCTTTCCCGGTTGAAGGGCTTCTTTTATCTTTTGGGCT
Coding sequences:
- a CDS encoding PIG-L deacetylase family protein is translated as MSFSWHARHGVAEFGSKAGETWLFVVPHDDDAVIGAGLAVAAGVQARCNVTVAITTDGRLGYCDDHERKNIAEIREAETREALNALGNPDCRFLSFPDGDLFTRRGRSLSSDAPNGGLQGAYTALLREVRPDRLFLCSNSDLHPDHKIVYEELIISLFHATGDIWPELGKTLAEVPQIFEYPIYCALSGEPDYCLAADKEGFGAKLAAIAAYQSQRQISALLDKVRSGGGYEFFRRIRFDLYDPHDYLALFPGIGDSR
- a CDS encoding SIS domain-containing protein, with the protein product MNGTDARYADFSLVKEMLESPDVIRRMDVEAVKKLAGELTGIKGPFLLSGEGSSRIFPAKRARIEALRRGSALLPVVEGATQALEYPLAGGVAFVASNSGKTKEGLRLVRSAKKRGIKSVGIVANAGTPIADEADHTIVLSCGPEAAVAATKSVIEQALVYHTIFAERAGFPVPDREKLASALDAVLHAAPAKEIVDAVTKAKTLFWAGRNDGVAEELTLKTNEISRKRSDFLEGTYAVHGIEEVMTPDDVVILVNPFPEEEAKLKQTLADGVGLTVVAIASRQTSFPTFVVPALEGADEYLQLAAGWNLLVEVGINCGVKLDQTTRARKVGNEMETSK
- a CDS encoding diphosphate--fructose-6-phosphate 1-phosphotransferase, which produces MKGNILIGQSGGPTSVINASLAGAVEGVLEAGARGKIFGMQFGIEGFLEDRLIDLGALSSDERKLLALTPSSALGSCRYKLKDDDLPVILERLKKQDIRYLFLAGGNDTMDTIHRIEAFARKEGYELYGVGIPKTVDNDLFGTDHTPGYGSAARYTALSLLQSGQLARDMQRVDRFVIHQTVGREAGWLAASSIMAKQGEGDAPHLIYLPERPLSREQVLKDVQECIKAYGFCSIVCGEGIIWRDGTPVSASAAKDGFSNIEFGAMGGTSAAISLHQLIHEETGYRGEFQITESLSMCADDRASATDRSEAFSCGLEAARLAASGGSGSMICMERLAGDYAVRYGTVPLSEVAVRAKPMPDHYINESGNGVTDAFLDYLRPLVGDMPKYQRLW
- a CDS encoding ROK family transcriptional regulator; the encoded protein is MYQQDRKAQTILRIIGELQKRGFASRSALATALSLYTSTVSIRMKELLDWGIIREVGRGESGSSGGRKATLVELDPGYGSFGGIYLAHDRVTASLFTPGLQESDRRTLSLAGMGEADVLAELAEVARWLGSASSTIPLRGIGFAASSVVSGGGRVGSSSHFPWNLGEVPGLLADQAHCSLICSDNDANAAALADASLLDSERPNLLHLLVYGNVPTIGSGIFLDGRLYRGSEGGAGELDEGLWPLEGDIALQVLRLGRLLGRFLDVDAIFISGVLDEEAKRRLERSGDAEAPKGSVRFVDDPCWVEKGAALMALHEHIEIITGVKHEG
- a CDS encoding aldehyde ferredoxin oxidoreductase N-terminal domain-containing protein — translated: MNRGSIHTIRHIFLSDRRFEDEGLPEELFEHFLGGSGIAAELFSLFPSASLFIAPGLLTGSSLPFSGGWSAVMLAKKNGSRPMLLETFGQGSFGKSIASCGLDGLLFHGISPESTILHISPNKVRFFSTPLAIDLNDPIELEQRLLEDMAGKGKEGAVLCIGKAAREGNPSAALVHEGRTLPAGGGTGLFLGSLKLTAITIERGGQQRLPVEKEAFKNLAETSEATIRDLVTRKGVAAFMPTGARGLLLVRMAGYLPIRPRVDDRMLLPFVEGLGTVGLLAPALAAGLIPEGKGEGKMHRKEALLFRKMTTGGCKGCPFPCTGQLRIEGRYGEMSMPDYVDLAVPISLLGIRHTADALQFVEHARRRGMDPASAAKGLFRLIEEKSIRPGDIDAVLEFLDKPSEHQVPDHPNLFPFSFDPLAALTPHIDTIRDRNVPFTLAEYQIGTWWKQIKGLPRPAMLYHKKEDFWVEREKATIAIAVAQRNHLLVAAGICHQARLISEKHFPLFSLLNAFTGLERTPKGYLEMGKRIMERRKELFPLPPIKVEDERIAGILSFVDEPVDKLLLT
- a CDS encoding arsenate reductase ArsC, which gives rise to MGNGETVRVLVVCIHNSARSQMAETYLNAMGHGKVEAESAGLEPGKLNPIVVRAMKEDGYDISGNTTKSVFDFRKEGRRYDYVIAVCDKEAEERCPIFPGAGKRLHWPFGDPSSFQGTEEEKLAYTRKIRDEIKEEVQLFLSRL
- a CDS encoding sensor domain-containing diguanylate cyclase; this encodes MMLSRLTAECRILLSPYSQHRREFVAYNRETNAHSLFHFSILLHLSVLIWIVFCLFDGSTVIFYLPVLFLSIIMVLGSCFIIFHSPRHAAKWGHTLLHVSILLLFTWVVLFCHYSGLSLFSSVLFMSCYLLVSSIFLLHPFFIIPVYLAGALIFHASDQFADLNRALWVALGLMGLMASAMRWILSFHRFRDVLDIKKKREKINLAMEGAGLGFWSWDIGTDCLEADDRWFSMLNRKPVSTLRFEELLAMMHRADRHIAAQKIKEALQPGKESYEQIFRLETDDGSYRWISSKGMVTRRGCDGSPLEMHGIHQDVHARMLQQQKLIQSESRFRAYAEHSPVAVFVFYGRAISYANPQASSLTGYSLEELLSFPDFFILVAESEHVRLKARLALFRTFNVDDPRIVFQLLTRTGKRLWVEGYASMVEESGEVLFSLVDVTLRHQAQMRLSEYATYDELTGVYNRRVGLAMLEKELHRSKRERLPLTVGFADIDRLKLVNDTLGHEAGDRLITRITAVMKRILRSGDVICRLGGDEFLLIHPNCTPDAAKQLRIRIDEELAREAVISEGIPLSVSIGYSFFEPASTQNELEIEVLVDQLVNCADQRMYRHKRDKKS